The DNA segment CATCGATAATCGAGGTCGCCACCTTAGTGCCTGTCAGTAGTCCTAGCTCGGCTGCGGCCTGCGCCGTTAGACCATTGCCGATAGCCTCGCCCATGGGACGAATATCGCTACCAATAATGCGAGCGTCATCTTGCAGCAGTTCGCCTAACCCTATGGTGTTAAAGTAATCTTTATCCCATTTACTTTCGTGACCCAGATAGGTCCACTTGCACACGGTAGAGCACAAAGAGCGGCTGTTTTCATTGGTTGCCTTCCAGGTGAGAAAGTCTGGTAGATCGAAGAAGTAACCCGCCTTTGCCCAGGTAGAAGGCATATTTTCTTTCAGCCACAGTAATTTAGGTGTTTGCATCTCGGGAGAGATATGGTTACCCACAAAGGCTAGCACAGGATGTTTGCTGGCATTGATGCGCTCGGCCTGAGCAATGGCGCGATGATCCATCCACATCACAATATTTTGCTCACTGCGCCCCGTTGGGCTGACGGTTAACGGTAAGCCATGCTTATCCAGAACCACCATGGAGCAGGTTGCATCAAAGCCAATACCTTTGACTTGAACCGAGTCAATATTGGCCTGAGACATAGCATCACGCACCGCCAAACACACACACTGCCAAATATCATCGGAAGATTGCTCAACAAAATGCGCCTTAGGTTTAAAAATACTGATATCGCGTTTGGCCTCGCCAGCCTTACGGCCTTGGCTGTCAAATACGCCAGCGCGGGCACTGCCGCTACCCACATCTACACCGATAAAATAACTGCTCATATTCGCTCCTATGATTTGTACTTTTGTAGGGCAATGAAAACAATGAGAATGCCGCCCCACAGCGCCATAGTGAGATAACTGCTCACCCCAAGTAAGTTCAATCCACTTTCCAGCGCCTGTAATACCAATAACGCTAAGAAGATACCGATAATGCGGCCGAATCCACCATCTGGGTTAATCCCTCCCAGCACAGAAGCCAAGATAGCAACCAAGAGATAGGACTCGCCATAACCGGCTTTAGCCGAGTTGAATTTCGCCATCATAATAATGGCGGCAAGCCAACATAAAATCGATGAGATGATATAGACATACACCAGAGATTTCTGAGTGTTAATGCCTGAGAAACGGCTGGCCTTTTCGTTGGATCCAATCAGGTAAATCGCACGTCCAAGCGGCGTGTGCTCAAGGATCACCCACAGCCCAATAGCGAACAGAGCGAAGAATATCAGCGGCATCGGCACGCCTAAAATATCGCCATTACCCAAGAGTAGTAACGCATCGGGAAAACCTGAGATCACGCTGCCACCAGACACCAATACATTTAGGCCATTGATAAAGGTCATCATGCCTAAAGTGGCCAAAATAGGCGACACGCCGATATAGGCAATTAAAAACCCGTTTGCCAGACCGACTATCACCGCCGTGACAAGACCCGCAGCCAGCGCCGCCATTAACATCAAACTACTGTCAGGCGCTAGGGTGATGATACTGGCCATTACCAAAGAGCAGGCATTGGTGGTGGCAATAATAGAGAGATTAATACCACCAGTCAGCATGCATACCGCCATCGCTAAGGCAAAAATACCCAGCAACGGCAATTGCGATGACATGGACTGCAGGTTAGTCAGTGAGAAAAAGGTCCCTCCCAGACTAAAGGCCATCAGTGCCATAATGGCCGCCAAGATCATCAGTAGATAACGAATATTACGGTCCGTTGGCAGTTTTAAAGTGTTCATTAATGCGTCCATCAGGCCACCTGCTTAGCTTGTTGTTTTTCGTTCAGCGCCGTCATGCTAATGCTGATAAGAATAATCAGGCCAGTGACGACCGTATGCCAATATGAGGGCACACCCAGTAGAGTTAGACCATTTTTGAGAACCGCCAACAGTACGACACCGAGAATGACCCCGAGTAAAGTGCCTTTACCACCACTCATACTCGTGCCTCCCAAAACTACCGCGGCGAGTACAGTCAGCTCAAAGCCCATTAACGAGTTCGGCGCTACCGACTGAGTAATTTGAGTTTGCACCACGGCGGCAATACCCGCCATCGCGCCCATATAACCGTAAACAAACAGGTTAAGACCAAAGCCATTGATACCGATACGGCTGGCTGCGTCGCTATTGCCACCCATGGCGTAAATTTGCCGACCGATACGGGTTTTATTCATCAATATGGAGGTCAATGCGATAACGGCCAATAGGGTCATCATGGGTAAGTTCAGGCCATAGTCATAGCCATCGCTGGCAGTGAAACGCAGTACCTCGACGCCATCCATAAACCAATCGGGAAAGCCGTATAGCCACTCACCATTACTGAAATAGATAAGTAGACCAAAATAGACGTTGAGCATGGCGATGGTGATGATAATCGCTGGAGCTTTTAGTTTATATACCAACACCGCATTGACCATGCCTAGGGCGATACCCGTCAGTGCTGCTATGGCAAAAGCGATGGCAAAATTACCGCCGTTTGCAAGCACAAAAGTGGCCATAAGGTATTGCCCAATGGCGGCGATGGCAGGGAAAGAGATATCGATACCGCCAGCAATTAATACCACAAACAGGCCACAGGCCATGATGCCAAGAATTGCCGAGCTGACCGTCATATCGAAGATATTGCCCAGTGTCATAAAGTCTTCTGTGGCCACAGATAAACCTAGGATCAACAAGGCGATTAATAAGCTTAAATAAAACTCATGCTGCTTAAACAGGGAGTAGAAAGAATCTTTGTGCAGACTAAGCATTAACGGCCTCCATTATCTGCTGCTGAGTACAAGATGAGGGTGAAAACTCATGGGTAAAACGGCCCTCTTTCATCACGATAACTCGGTGGCTGTTATAAAAGACTTCAGGTATTTCATCGCTGACCATAATGATGGCAATCCCCT comes from the Shewanella halifaxensis HAW-EB4 genome and includes:
- a CDS encoding ABC transporter permease, which gives rise to MNTLKLPTDRNIRYLLMILAAIMALMAFSLGGTFFSLTNLQSMSSQLPLLGIFALAMAVCMLTGGINLSIIATTNACSLVMASIITLAPDSSLMLMAALAAGLVTAVIVGLANGFLIAYIGVSPILATLGMMTFINGLNVLVSGGSVISGFPDALLLLGNGDILGVPMPLIFFALFAIGLWVILEHTPLGRAIYLIGSNEKASRFSGINTQKSLVYVYIISSILCWLAAIIMMAKFNSAKAGYGESYLLVAILASVLGGINPDGGFGRIIGIFLALLVLQALESGLNLLGVSSYLTMALWGGILIVFIALQKYKS
- a CDS encoding ABC transporter permease — translated: MLSLHKDSFYSLFKQHEFYLSLLIALLILGLSVATEDFMTLGNIFDMTVSSAILGIMACGLFVVLIAGGIDISFPAIAAIGQYLMATFVLANGGNFAIAFAIAALTGIALGMVNAVLVYKLKAPAIIITIAMLNVYFGLLIYFSNGEWLYGFPDWFMDGVEVLRFTASDGYDYGLNLPMMTLLAVIALTSILMNKTRIGRQIYAMGGNSDAASRIGINGFGLNLFVYGYMGAMAGIAAVVQTQITQSVAPNSLMGFELTVLAAVVLGGTSMSGGKGTLLGVILGVVLLAVLKNGLTLLGVPSYWHTVVTGLIILISISMTALNEKQQAKQVA